The segment ccaattcgagtcccgcctgccccacttccaattcagctctctactaatgcacctgggaaagcagtggaggatggcccaagtgcttgaggccctgcaccgacacgggagacccaaaagaagctcctggctcctggctttgtcctggtccagcctgggctatgtggccatttggggagtgaaccagcatatggaagacctctctatatttctccatctctcttctctctctctctgcctttgcctctccatctctgtaacttttttttaatatttattttttatttgaatgtctgagttatacagagaagagaggcagagagagagaaagaggtcttccatccgatggttcactccccagatggccgcaacggccggagctgcgctgatccaaagccaggagccaggagcttcttctgggtctcccacttgggtgcaggggcccaaggacttgggccgtcttctactgctttcccaggccatagcagagagctggatgggaagaggagcagccgggactagaaccggcgcccatatgggatgccggtgcgtCCCGCCAGGGCTTTAAACAGCTGTGcgacagccctggcccctgtcctCATCATCTTTAGCCTGCTCCTTAGAGGAAACATGGAGGGGTGAGGGTAGGTTCCACCGCTTCCTGGGTCTTCACCTCCGTCCCCCATCTGCAGACTTGCAAGACTCGATCCTCGGCCCGTGGGGAAGGTGGAGCTGTCTCTGCGACCTGGGCAAACAGGTGCGCAGTCGCGGCGTGCTGGGCACTGCGCCGGGCCCAGTGTTCCTGGACCGCGAGCACCTGGTCCAGGTGAGGCCCTGCCGGCTTCGGGATTGTTCGTCCTGTCAGCCCATGGATTGCGACTGGATGCCCTGAGCCAGGGTGAGACACGCCCTGCACCGAGGGGCCGGGGCAGGCGGCGTTCTGGGAATAAGTTGATCCCTGACCGTCTAGGCCTGGAGAGAGGGTGTCCGCTGAGTTGCGCCTCATTTCCCGCCGGACTTCTGTCTCTTCCCACCAGCCCCAGAGCGCCCCGGGACCAGCCTGCCAAGACCCGGAGCCCGTTGCGCTAGGCAAAGACAGACGCGCTCGGCCGTGGCTGCTGGGAACTACAATTCCCGAGAGGCTGCGCGGCGTGGACGTCGGCGTCCGCTCCCACGACGCCCGCGGCGACGGGCGCGTCGGGGGCGTGTCCCGCGCGCCGATTGGCTGAGCGCCGGCGCCCCCGCGGCCAGTAGCTACCTGCGCCTGCGAACGTACTTCGCGCGGCtgctggcggcggcggctgcggcagTATGGACCTCGGCGAGCTGGAGAGGGACAATACGGGCCGCTGCCGCGTGAGCTCGCCCGTGCCCTCCGTGTGCCGCACGGAGCCCTGCGCGCTGGGCGTCGACGAGGCGGGCcggggccctgtgctgggtgcgCTCCCTGGGCTCGGGGCTGCGGGAggcgctggggaggggggtggtgcaGCTGGTTTGGGGCGGGAGCCGGGATTGCACCGGGCCTGcggaggggtggggagctggTGTGACGGCTCTGGCATCGCCGAGGGCACCTGCCATAGTGATGCCGTCCGAGGCATGACCGTTGTCACTGGCGGGAAGGCGCCCTCCTCTTCCTCGCTCCCGGAAATGAgacccccaccctctcctcctccGCAGGCCCTATGGTCTACGCCATCTGTTACTGCCCCCTGTCCCGCCTGGCGGATCTAGAGGCCCTCAAAGTGGCAGGTGAGCCCAGAACAGCGGGGTTGGGGAGGTAGGATTTCTGCAGACGTGCAAGGTGCATTTGAGAACCGGAAGTGGGCGGTAGGAAGTGGGGGGACACCAGCCACGCCCCTTCTCTCTCCAACCCTCCTCCCAGACTCCAAGACCCTGTCGGAGAGCGAGCGGGAGAGGCTCTTTGAGAAAATCAACCAGGACGGGGACTTtgtgggctgggccctggacgTGCTGTCTCCCAACCTCATCTCCACCAGCATGCTCGGGCGGTGAGGGGGTCTCCGGGAGGGGCGGCCAGGATGGGCCCTCTGGCTGGAATGGGCCTAACAGGGCGTGTGCCcccttctctgccccccccccccacctcaggCTCAAATACAACCTGAACTCCTTGTCCCATGATACGGCCACCGGGCTGATACAGTATGCCTTGGACCAGGGCGTGAATGTTACCCAGGTGAGCTACTTGTCGAgtgggatgggaggaggagggcgggcgctgtggcagcAATGAGTGAGGAGTCCTCTTGGCAACACCCAGGTGCCCTGCGGGAGTTccggcccctcccttcctctccagtGCCTTGCCAATGCCCCTGGTagactgcagatgatggccccagtacttgggctcaggccacctgcatgggagactcggatggaatttaggagctcctggctatggcctggtgcagccagagctgttgcaggtatttggggagtgaatcaacaggtggaagacctctctctctctctctctctctctctctctctttctctctttctctctttccctctccctctccctctccctctccctctctctcctctatctctctctcctgttgctgttcaagtaaatgaaaatatactttaaaaaagaagacccgGCCGGttcttggctcactaggctaatcctccgccttgcggcgccggcacaccgggttctagtcccggt is part of the Oryctolagus cuniculus chromosome 16, mOryCun1.1, whole genome shotgun sequence genome and harbors:
- the THSD8 gene encoding thrombospondin type-1 domain-containing protein 8; the protein is MAPGQRALLLLLPPLLLLLPATPARVFPDYQYFGQRGGGDTWEQLRLNHQKDLQDSILGPWGRWSCLCDLGKQVRSRGVLGTAPGPVFLDREHLVQVRPCRLRDCSSCQPMDCDWMP